Proteins encoded together in one Pseudorca crassidens isolate mPseCra1 chromosome 17, mPseCra1.hap1, whole genome shotgun sequence window:
- the SHARPIN gene encoding sharpin isoform X2 encodes MSIVGEAGGSDGSNARAAPGTPGSRSQFPAGGGAQRPEATEAGSWGRAGTGPEMAPPADGAAAASDAGSAAVLLAVHAAVRPLGAGPDAEAQLRRLQLSADPERPGRFRLELLGAGPGAVGLEWPLESVSYTVRGPSQHELQPPPGGPGTLSLHFANPQEARRWAALVRGATVEGQNGSDSLTPALGSETCPVSPPSLLEVPATKAPKPKVDLPWRPGDLMEKEDLAGHLTRAIEGGDEKRAAHAAAILAQHHVALSIQLQEACFPPGPIRLQVTVEDAASSAHISLAVHPHSTIGALQEQVFSEFGFPPAVQRWVIGRCLCVPEYSLAFYGVRRDGDPAFLYLLSAPREAPGRNPQHPQKMDGELGRLFPQSLGLPQAPQPAGSSLPNPLQPGWPCPSCTFINAPSRPGCEMCSTQRPCAWDPLPTASTQQLPKVTRREDGPSLPGPRSLDPLLNLSGNLC; translated from the exons ATGTCCATCGTGGGCGAAGCGGGAGGGTCAGACGGCTCCAACGCTCGGGCGGCGCCCGGAACCCCAGGCTCGCGGTCCCAGTTTCCGGCCGGTGGAGGCGCTCAGCGGCCCGAGGCCACGGAAGCGGGCTCGTGGGGCCGGGCCGGGACCGGACCGGAGATGGCGCCGCCGGCGGACGGCGCGGCTGCGGCCTCCGACGCTGGCTCGGCTGCGGTGCTCCTGGCCGTGCACGCCGCGGTGAGGCCGCTGGGCGCGGGGCCGGACGCAGAGGCGCAGCTGCGGAGGCTGCAGCTGAGCGCGGACCCCGAGCGACCAGGGCGCTTCCGGCTGGAGCTGCTTggcgcggggcccggggcg GTCGGTTTGGAGTGGCCCTTGGAGTCCGTCTCCTACACCGTCCGAGGCCCCAGCCAGCATGAGCTGCAGCCTCCACCAGGAGGGCCTGGGACTCTCAGCCTGCACTTCGCCAACCCTCAGGAAGCTCGGCGGTGGGCAGCCCTGGTCCGAGGTGCCACCGTGGAAGGACAGAATG GCAGTGACAGCCTGACCCCAGCCCTAGGCTCAGAAACGTGCCCTGTTTCCCCGCCCAGTCTCCTTGAAGTACCTGCAACCAAGGCCCCCAAGCCCAAGGTGGATCTTCCTTGGCGCCCTGGAGACTTGATGGAGAAAG AGGACCTAGCAGGGCACCTGACCCGGGCCATAGAGGGTGGGGATGAGAAGCGGGCAGCCCACGCAGCAGCCATCCTGGCCCAGCATCACGTGGCCCTCAGCATCCAGCTCCAGGAGGCCTGCTTCCCTCCCGGCCCCATCAG GCTACAGGTTACAGTTGAAGATGCTGCGTCCTCTGCCCACATCTCGCTGGCAGTCCACCCCCACTCCACCATCGGGGCCCTCCAGGAGCAG GTATTCTCGGAGTTTGGCTTCCCACCGGCTGTGCAGCGCTGGGTCATCGGGAGGTGCCTGTGTGTCCCCGAATACAGCCTTGCTTTCTATGGGGTCCGGCGGGATGGGGATCCTGCTTTCCTCTACCTGCTCTCAGCCCCCCGAGAGGCCCCAG GACGCAATCCTCAGCACCCCCAGAAGATGGATGGGGAACTAGGCCGCCTGTTTCCTCAGTCACTGGGGCTGCCCCAAGCCCCTCAGCCAGCTGGCTCCAGCCTGCCCAACCCCCTTCAG CCCGGCTGGCCCTGCCCTTCCTGCACCTTCATCAATGCCCCAAGCCGACCCGGCTGTGAGATGTGCAGCACCCAGAGGCCCTGTGCTTGGGACCCCCTTCCCACAGCCTCCACCCAGCAGCTACCAAAG gtcACAAGGAGAGAGGATGGCCCTTCCCTTCCAGGCCCAAGGTCCCTGGACCCCCTCCTGAACCTCTCAGGGAACCTCTGCTGA
- the SHARPIN gene encoding sharpin isoform X1 produces MSIVGEAGGSDGSNARAAPGTPGSRSQFPAGGGAQRPEATEAGSWGRAGTGPEMAPPADGAAAASDAGSAAVLLAVHAAVRPLGAGPDAEAQLRRLQLSADPERPGRFRLELLGAGPGAVGLEWPLESVSYTVRGPSQHELQPPPGGPGTLSLHFANPQEARRWAALVRGATVEGQNGSDSLTPALGSETCPVSPPSLLEVPATKAPKPKVDLPWRPGDLMEKEDLAGHLTRAIEGGDEKRAAHAAAILAQHHVALSIQLQEACFPPGPIRLQVTVEDAASSAHISLAVHPHSTIGALQEQVSTGSGEPCWGDLSDIPTLWPQVFSEFGFPPAVQRWVIGRCLCVPEYSLAFYGVRRDGDPAFLYLLSAPREAPGRNPQHPQKMDGELGRLFPQSLGLPQAPQPAGSSLPNPLQPGWPCPSCTFINAPSRPGCEMCSTQRPCAWDPLPTASTQQLPKVTRREDGPSLPGPRSLDPLLNLSGNLC; encoded by the exons ATGTCCATCGTGGGCGAAGCGGGAGGGTCAGACGGCTCCAACGCTCGGGCGGCGCCCGGAACCCCAGGCTCGCGGTCCCAGTTTCCGGCCGGTGGAGGCGCTCAGCGGCCCGAGGCCACGGAAGCGGGCTCGTGGGGCCGGGCCGGGACCGGACCGGAGATGGCGCCGCCGGCGGACGGCGCGGCTGCGGCCTCCGACGCTGGCTCGGCTGCGGTGCTCCTGGCCGTGCACGCCGCGGTGAGGCCGCTGGGCGCGGGGCCGGACGCAGAGGCGCAGCTGCGGAGGCTGCAGCTGAGCGCGGACCCCGAGCGACCAGGGCGCTTCCGGCTGGAGCTGCTTggcgcggggcccggggcg GTCGGTTTGGAGTGGCCCTTGGAGTCCGTCTCCTACACCGTCCGAGGCCCCAGCCAGCATGAGCTGCAGCCTCCACCAGGAGGGCCTGGGACTCTCAGCCTGCACTTCGCCAACCCTCAGGAAGCTCGGCGGTGGGCAGCCCTGGTCCGAGGTGCCACCGTGGAAGGACAGAATG GCAGTGACAGCCTGACCCCAGCCCTAGGCTCAGAAACGTGCCCTGTTTCCCCGCCCAGTCTCCTTGAAGTACCTGCAACCAAGGCCCCCAAGCCCAAGGTGGATCTTCCTTGGCGCCCTGGAGACTTGATGGAGAAAG AGGACCTAGCAGGGCACCTGACCCGGGCCATAGAGGGTGGGGATGAGAAGCGGGCAGCCCACGCAGCAGCCATCCTGGCCCAGCATCACGTGGCCCTCAGCATCCAGCTCCAGGAGGCCTGCTTCCCTCCCGGCCCCATCAG GCTACAGGTTACAGTTGAAGATGCTGCGTCCTCTGCCCACATCTCGCTGGCAGTCCACCCCCACTCCACCATCGGGGCCCTCCAGGAGCAGGTGAGCACGGGGTCTGGGGAGCCCTGCTGGGGGGACCTGAGTGACATTCCGACACTCTGGCCCCAGGTATTCTCGGAGTTTGGCTTCCCACCGGCTGTGCAGCGCTGGGTCATCGGGAGGTGCCTGTGTGTCCCCGAATACAGCCTTGCTTTCTATGGGGTCCGGCGGGATGGGGATCCTGCTTTCCTCTACCTGCTCTCAGCCCCCCGAGAGGCCCCAG GACGCAATCCTCAGCACCCCCAGAAGATGGATGGGGAACTAGGCCGCCTGTTTCCTCAGTCACTGGGGCTGCCCCAAGCCCCTCAGCCAGCTGGCTCCAGCCTGCCCAACCCCCTTCAG CCCGGCTGGCCCTGCCCTTCCTGCACCTTCATCAATGCCCCAAGCCGACCCGGCTGTGAGATGTGCAGCACCCAGAGGCCCTGTGCTTGGGACCCCCTTCCCACAGCCTCCACCCAGCAGCTACCAAAG gtcACAAGGAGAGAGGATGGCCCTTCCCTTCCAGGCCCAAGGTCCCTGGACCCCCTCCTGAACCTCTCAGGGAACCTCTGCTGA
- the MAF1 gene encoding repressor of RNA polymerase III transcription MAF1 homolog isoform X2 encodes MKLLENSSFEAINSQLTVETGDAHIIGRIESYSCKMAGDDKHMFKQFCQEGQPHVLEALSPPQTSGLSPSRLSKSQGGEDEGPLSDKCSRKTLFYLIATLNESFRPDYDFSRARSHEFSREPSLSWVVNAVNCSLFSAVREDFKALKPQLWNAVDEEICLAECDIYSYNPDLDSDPFGEDGSLWSFNYFFYNKRLKRIVFFSCRSIRHPPWG; translated from the exons ATGAAGCTGTTGGAGAACTCCAGCTTCGAGGCCATCAACTCGCAGCTGACCGTGGAGACGGGAGATGCCCACATCATTGGCAG GATTGAGAGCTACTCGTGTAAGATGGCGGGCGATGACAAGCACATGTTCAAGCAGTTCTGCCAGGAGGGCCAGCCACATGTGCTGGAGGCGctgtccccaccccagacctcgGGCCtcagccccagcag ACTGAGTAAGAGCCAGGGTGGCGAGGATGAGGGCCCCCTCAGCGACAAGTGCAGCCGCAAGACCCTCTTCTACCTGATCGCCACGCTCAACGAGTCCTTCCGGCCGGACTACGACTTCAGCAGAGCCCGGAGCCACGAGTTCAGCCGAGAGCCCAGCCTCAGCTGG GTGGTGAACGCAGTCAACTGCAGCCTGTTCTCCGCTGTTCGGGAGGACTTCAAGGCCCTGAAGCCACAGCTGTGGAACGCGGTGGATGAGGAGAtctgcttggctgagtgcgacaTCTACAG CTACAACCCAGACCTGGACTCAGATCCCTTCGGGGAAGATGGCAGCCTCTGGTCCTTCAACTACTTCTTCTACAACAAGCGGCTGAAACGGATCGTGTTCTTCAGCTGCCGCTCTATCAG ACACCCTCCCTGGGGTTAG
- the WDR97 gene encoding LOW QUALITY PROTEIN: WD repeat-containing protein 97 (The sequence of the model RefSeq protein was modified relative to this genomic sequence to represent the inferred CDS: deleted 1 base in 1 codon) yields the protein MGPLCGCRQTSRVRLRVWLSGLSIPLTSHAAAQPTAQPCSPLICTPGLSQMCVGICTKREEGPRGWWERGNHEVSPRHKSGRGRGAGACARAHTHTHTAVLSPRASLSPLSTISDLVYCREVGAMVTASRDSTVKVWEADWQIRMVFVGHTGPVTAVAVLPNTALVLSASQDGTLRTWDLQAAAQVGEVAPSRRGPSVPSETVRHLLAPAGPGWPLLALRSRSVELWRVRELYSPLAQLSAPVLHLQVAPALPSPMAPQAQLPTRLVCACADGSVYLVSVSSGRTVSALLLEPEDCAAAVAYCLPREVLWLMTRAGHLLCANAARCPMRVLHRLCPPPPPAPRPCCLHLYSHLTDPGSAFAAWEIVRQYKGELCRSDVAGAWKDKNRYLLVVGHTDGTLSVLELRSSKTVFRTEAHGPGPVTAIASTWNSIVSSGGDLTVKMWRVFPYAEESLSLVRTFSCCRPALVLCALGNRITVGFEDLNSATYGLVQFGLGNSPRFDHRPQDDPTDHITGLCCCPTLKLYACSSLDGTIRIWTAENRLLRLLQLNGAPQALSFCSNSGDLVLALGSCLCLVAHRLYLPTSYLIKKLCQDVPDVVDDPPLPLTSQESLTSAQLQRLASLRGVASLRSASRPNRAIPEAPTWLPWVRAWPSAPNLRPQSSQAPWPPTASPSQCRPSHSWLFVVPRQGPGHHPRSLAQPLPYPTGMPPSVPPVSFPVCSAASSFIHCPTATPQQPVLEKDLEAFIARDQDLQQLKLGLVGPAARPSPSWQQCQEAFDNYLRLIYGPGLLVSVGPPQSLPSPGASDTARLPCPPCQGRYSGGESQQWSTVTLTVERQTWDVCALPRDVPDLGGVEASPPQDLGTLGQRFARPPQVPLPPPTTHRRLHSRAPQLLARSSPSHELGLSLQLQLQLERLHGEKPVAPDPLSSHLQRRIPLLLKRRPQEHLSNPRGFFPAAVQPYEYWRRPIRFPGCVPNSVVLQQMWLPVEVSGLGALGPRRCESKPGGSRDDPWLPRQEKLTQLLGGEGEEEGEQGLDWASDSQRRHTQLSDQLPEQEAQSPEGRIPKPMGSREDTARAETCLHCPQFHYGHSLWEERCGHLPRFLLFFVGQNWFRKLFPIFTLQAYPEVGTVEGLASLFMDLLDEASWADRVHILHALLRLLPDVSRDLCSRLHGILVRLLNLDQPPSLQDAEAVCDAGAAAAPGLLPGVPRGGAGAPVLRPLLASLLLVSSAPFPPSSPLLPGRPPRSLPRLYTCPRPDLRKLLEGLGLQDPHGLLFKEMMTWVQGPERASKAALRKRCCQKLEEMVGQLKQMETVPPSVDKSSEMLPEVSETSALHPPSKETLSQISMVSGATVHISVMPSSVSRTPSPVVSPGEPDLAALELQAQQTLAQMRFGGTQRALSGTLTHFCPLPEAHLGSSAPAALPDEPLPLEQTTWSQSKMLDLGPINALNFFCEQRGAPQQDPLQEEPKTPSPRPSPRTPSMVVPQPREPRHYSILRLQEAKVQRSPMKLRGRMLSRLWAGRTLDGAVRTLKLPLPRVELQPFPPDWPRPAHPLPPQLLQTALQRYFLPDDADPDSYS from the exons ATGGGTCCCCTCTGTGGCTGCCGCCAAACCTCTCGGGTGCGCTTGCGCGTCTGGCTCTCGGGCCTCAGCATCCCCCTCACGTCCCACGCTGCTGCGCAGCCTACGGCTCAGCCGTGCTCACCTTTGATCTGCACACCTGGGCTGTCACAGATGTGCGTCGGGATCTGCACAAAACGTGAGGAGGGGCCCAGGGGCTGGTGGGAAAGGGGAAATCATGAGGTGAGTCCGCGACACAAATCCGGTCGTGGTAGGGGTGCCGGCGcgtgcgcacgcgcgcacacacacacacacacagcagtccTGAGTCCACgggcctccctctcccccctcagCACCATCTCCGACCTGGTGTACTGTAGAGAGGTGGGGGCCATGGTGACAGCTTCCCGGGACAGCACGGTGAAGGTGTGGGAGGCTGACTGGCAGATCCGGATGGTGTTCGTGGGACACACAG GCCCGGTGACTGCGGTGGCCGTGCTCCCGAACACGGCCCTTGTGCTGTCGGCTTCTCAAGACGGGACGCTGCGCACGTGGGACCTGCAGGCAGCGGCGCAGGTGGGTGAGGTGGCGCCGAGCCGCCGGGGCCCGAGCGTGCCGTCGGAGACCGTGAGGCATCTGCTGGCTCCCGCCGGCCCCGGCTGGCCCTTGCTCGCCTTGCGCTCCCGCAGCGTGGAGCTGTGGCGCGTGCGGGAGCTCTACTCGCCATTGGCCCAGTTGTCGGCGCCGGTGCTCCACCTGCAGGTGGCGCCGGCGCTGCCCTCGCCCATGGCCCCGCAAGCGCAGCTGCCCACGCGCCTCGTGTGCGCCTGCGCCGACGGCTCGGTCTACCTGGTGTCGGTCTCCAGCGGACGCACCGTGAGCGCGCTTCTGCTGGAGCCTGAGGACTGCGCGGCCGCCGTGGCCTACTGCCTGCCCCGCGAGGTGCTGTGGCTGATGACGCGCGCcgggcacctgctgtgtgccaacgCAGCACGCTGCCCCATGCGCGTGCTGCACCGCCTGTgcccgccgccgcccccggcGCCCCGGCCTTGCTGCCTGCACCTCTACAGCCACCTCACGGACCCCGGGAGCGCGTTTGCCGCCTGGGAGATAGTGCGCCAGTACAAGGGCGAGCTGTGCCGCAGTGACGTGGCCGGGGCCTGGAAGGACAAGAACCG GTACCTGCTCGTGGTGGGGCACACTGATGGCACCCTGTCCGTACTTGAGTTGCGCTCCTCGAAGACGGTCTTCCGTACGGAGGCGCACGGCCCAGGCCCCGTCACCGCCATTGCGTCCACCTGGAACAGCATCGTGTCCTCCG GGGGAGACTTGACCGTGAAGATGTGGCGCGTCTTCCCGTATGCCGAGGAGAGCCTGAGCCTCGTGCGCACCTTCTCCTGCTGCCGCCCGGCGCTGGTGCTCTGCGCCCTCGGGAATCGCATCACCGTGGGCTTCGAGGACCTGAACAGCGCCACCTATGGCTTGGTGCAGTTTGGCCTGGGCAACAGCCCTCGCTTTGATCACCGGCCCCAGGACGACCCCACGGACCACATCACCG GCCTGTGCTGCTGTCCCACACTCAAGCTGTACGCCTGCTCCAGCCTGGACGGCACCATCCGCATCTGGACCGCGGAGAACCGCCTGCTgcg GCTCCTGCAGCTGAACGGTGCCCCTCAGGCCCTGAGCTTCTGCAGTAACAGTGGGGACCTGGTGCTGGCCCTGGgctcctgcctctgcctggtGGCCCACAGGCTCTACCTGCCCACATCTTACCTGATTAAG AAGCTGTGCCAGGATGTCCCTGATGTGGTGGATGACCCTCCACTGCCGCTGACCAGCCAGGAGTCGCTGACCTCAGCCCAGCTGCAGAGGCTCGCCAGCCTGCGCGGGGTGGCCAGCCTCAGGTCTGCCAGCAGGCCCAACCGAGCCATCCCGGAGGCCCCGACCTGGCTCCCCTGGGTCAGGGCCTGGCCGAGTGCTCCCAACCTGAGACCCCAGAGCTCCCAGGCCCCTTGGCCACCCACCGCAAGCCCGTCCCAGTGCCGGCCTTCCCACTCGTGGCTGTTTGTGGTTCCCCGCCAGGGGCCTGGCCACCACCCCAGGTCCCTGGCCCAGCCTCTGCCCTATCCCACTGGT ATGCCACCCAGTGTCCCACCtgtgtccttccctgtctgcaGCGCAGCCTCGTCTTTCATCCACTGCCCGACGGCCACGCCTCAGCAGCCAGTGTTGGAGAAG GACTTGGAAGCCTTCATTGCCCGGGACCAAGACCTTCAGCAGCTGAAACTGGGGCTGGTGGGCCCTGCAGCCCGGCCCTCACCCTCCTGGCAGCAGTGCCAGGAGGCCTTTGATAACTACCTCCGTCTGATTTATGGCCCTGGTCTGCTGGTGAGTGTGGGGCCTCCCCAGTCCCTCCCTTCACCCGGAGCCTCTGACACTGCCCGtctgccctgccctccctgccagGGCAGGTATTCCGGAGGAGAGTCCCAGCAGTGGAGCACCGTGACCCTCACAGTGGAGAGACAGACCTGGGACGTGTGCGCCCTGCCCAGAGACGTCCCCGATCTCGGGGGCGTTGAAGCCTCGCCACCACAGGATCTTGGGACCCTGGGCCAGCGCTTTGCCCGACCACCTCAAGTCCCCttgcctccccccaccacccaccGGAGGTTGCACAGCAGAGCACCCCAG CTGCTGGCCCGCTCCTCCCCGAGCCACGAACTGGGCCTTAGTCTGCAACTGCAGCTGCAGTTGGAGCGGCTCCACGGGGAGAAGCCTGTGGCCCCGGATCCACTGTCCTCCCACCTGCAGCGCAGG ATCCCCCTGCTGCTGAAGAGGCGGCCCCAGGAGCATCTCTCCAACCCCAGGGGCTTCTTCCCTGCCGCTGTTCAGCCCTATGAG TACTGGCGGCGGCCCATCCGCTTCCCGGGCTGCGTGCCCAACTCGGTGGTGCTGCAGCAGATGTGGCTGCCTGTGGAGGTCAGCGGCCTCGGAGCCCTGGGCCCGCGCCGCTGCGAGAGCAAG CCTGGAGGGAGCCGGGACGACCCGTGGCTGCCGCGGCAGGAGAAGCTGACCCAGTtgttgggaggggagggggaggaggagggcgagCAGGGTCTGGACTGGGCCTCGGACTCGCAGCGCCGCCACACGCAGCTCTCCGACCAGCTGCCGGAGCAGGAAGCTCAG AGCCCCGAGGGTCGCATCCCGAAGCCCATGGGCTCCCGCGAGGACACCGCCAGGGCCGAGACCTGTCTTCACTGCCCCCAGTTCCACTATGGGCACTCGCTCTGGGAAGAGCGCTGCGGGCATCTGCCTAGGTTCCTGCTTTTTTTCGTCGGCCAGAACTGGTTCAGAAAGCTCTTCCCTATCTTCACTCTGCAG GCGTACCCCGAGGTGGGCACGGTGGAGGGCCTGGCCTCGCTGTTCATGGACCTGCTGGACGAGGCCTCTTGGGCAGACCGTGTGCACATCCTGCACGCGCTGCTGAGGCTGCTGCCCGACGTCAGCAGAGACCTCTGTAGCCGGCTGCACGGCATCCTCGTGCGCTTGCTCAACCTGGACCAGCCCCCCAGCCTCCAG GATGCAGAAGCAGTTTGTGATGCTGGCGCTGCAGCTGCTCCGGGCCTGCTCCCTGGAGTCCCGCGAGGTGGTGCTGGAGCTCCTGTGCTACGTCCTTTACTCGCCAGCCTCCTGCTGGTGAGTTccgctcccttccctccctcctccccgctgCTGCCAGGGAGGCCGCCCAGAAGCCTCCCACGCCTGTACACCTGTCCCAGGCCGGACCTCAGGAAGCTGCTGGAAGGACTCGGCCTTCAGGACCCGCACGGCCTCCTGTTCAAGGAGATGATGACCTGGGTCCAGGGCCCGGAGCGCGCCTCCAAGGCCGCACTGCGCAAGCGCTGCTGCCAGAAGCTGGAGGAGATGGTCGGGCAGCTGAAG CAGATGGAAACTGTGCCGCCATCTGTAGACAAGTCGTCAGAGATGCTGCCCgaggtctcagagacctcagcaCTTCACCCTCCTTCGAAGGAGACCCTGTCGCAGATTTCCATGGTCTCTGGGGCAACTGTTCATATCTCTGTGATGCCCTCAAGCGTCTCCCGGACGCCCTCACCGGTGGTCTCACCCGGAGAGCCGGACTTGGCCGCCCTGGAGTTGCAGGCCCAGCAGACGCTTGCACAGATGCGCTTTGGGGGGACCCAACGTGCACTGTCTGGGACACTGACGCActtctgccccttgcctgagGCCCACTTGGGATCCTCCGCGCCAGCTGCACTGCCTGATGAGCCACTGCCTCTGGAGCAGACGACCTGGTCACAGTCAAAAATGCTGGACCTGGGGCCCATCAACGCACTCAACTTCTTCTGCGAGCAGCGTGGGGCTCCGCAGCAGGACCCCCTGCAGGAGGAGCCCAAGACCCCGTCCCCTCGCCCGTCCCCACGGACGCCCAGCATGGTGGTGCCACAGCCCCGGGAACCCCG GCACTACTCCATCCTCCGGCTTCAGGAGGCCAAGGTCCAGAGGTCTCCAATGAAACTGAGGG GCCGAATGCTGTCCCGGCTCTGGGCGGGCCGCACCCTGGATGGTGCCGTCCGGACGCTGAAGCTGCCACTGCCCCGGGTGGAACTGCAGCCTTTCCCCCCAGACTGGCCCAGGCCGGCCCATCCGCTGCCCCCGCAGCTCCTGCAGACTGCCCTGCAACGCTACTTTCTGCCAGATGACGCGGACCCTGACAGCTACAGCTGA
- the MAF1 gene encoding repressor of RNA polymerase III transcription MAF1 homolog isoform X1, translating to MKLLENSSFEAINSQLTVETGDAHIIGRIESYSCKMAGDDKHMFKQFCQEGQPHVLEALSPPQTSGLSPSRLSKSQGGEDEGPLSDKCSRKTLFYLIATLNESFRPDYDFSRARSHEFSREPSLSWVVNAVNCSLFSAVREDFKALKPQLWNAVDEEICLAECDIYSYNPDLDSDPFGEDGSLWSFNYFFYNKRLKRIVFFSCRSISGSTYTPSEAGNELDMELGGEEEEESGGGGREGGHEETSTMEEDRVPVICM from the exons ATGAAGCTGTTGGAGAACTCCAGCTTCGAGGCCATCAACTCGCAGCTGACCGTGGAGACGGGAGATGCCCACATCATTGGCAG GATTGAGAGCTACTCGTGTAAGATGGCGGGCGATGACAAGCACATGTTCAAGCAGTTCTGCCAGGAGGGCCAGCCACATGTGCTGGAGGCGctgtccccaccccagacctcgGGCCtcagccccagcag ACTGAGTAAGAGCCAGGGTGGCGAGGATGAGGGCCCCCTCAGCGACAAGTGCAGCCGCAAGACCCTCTTCTACCTGATCGCCACGCTCAACGAGTCCTTCCGGCCGGACTACGACTTCAGCAGAGCCCGGAGCCACGAGTTCAGCCGAGAGCCCAGCCTCAGCTGG GTGGTGAACGCAGTCAACTGCAGCCTGTTCTCCGCTGTTCGGGAGGACTTCAAGGCCCTGAAGCCACAGCTGTGGAACGCGGTGGATGAGGAGAtctgcttggctgagtgcgacaTCTACAG CTACAACCCAGACCTGGACTCAGATCCCTTCGGGGAAGATGGCAGCCTCTGGTCCTTCAACTACTTCTTCTACAACAAGCGGCTGAAACGGATCGTGTTCTTCAGCTGCCGCTCTATCAG tggatCCACCTACACTCCGTCGGAGGCAGGCAATGAGCTGGACATGGAGCtcgggggagaggaggaggaggagagtggAGGTGGAGGCCGCGAGGGCGGCCACGAGGAGACCAGCACCATGGAAGAGGACAG GGTTCCGGTGATCTGTATGTGA
- the SHARPIN gene encoding sharpin isoform X3: MSIVGEAGGSDGSNARAAPGTPGSRSQFPAGGGAQRPEATEAGSWGRAGTGPEMAPPADGAAAASDAGSAAVLLAVHAAVGLEWPLESVSYTVRGPSQHELQPPPGGPGTLSLHFANPQEARRWAALVRGATVEGQNGSDSLTPALGSETCPVSPPSLLEVPATKAPKPKVDLPWRPGDLMEKEDLAGHLTRAIEGGDEKRAAHAAAILAQHHVALSIQLQEACFPPGPIRLQVTVEDAASSAHISLAVHPHSTIGALQEQVFSEFGFPPAVQRWVIGRCLCVPEYSLAFYGVRRDGDPAFLYLLSAPREAPGRNPQHPQKMDGELGRLFPQSLGLPQAPQPAGSSLPNPLQPGWPCPSCTFINAPSRPGCEMCSTQRPCAWDPLPTASTQQLPKVTRREDGPSLPGPRSLDPLLNLSGNLC; this comes from the exons ATGTCCATCGTGGGCGAAGCGGGAGGGTCAGACGGCTCCAACGCTCGGGCGGCGCCCGGAACCCCAGGCTCGCGGTCCCAGTTTCCGGCCGGTGGAGGCGCTCAGCGGCCCGAGGCCACGGAAGCGGGCTCGTGGGGCCGGGCCGGGACCGGACCGGAGATGGCGCCGCCGGCGGACGGCGCGGCTGCGGCCTCCGACGCTGGCTCGGCTGCGGTGCTCCTGGCCGTGCACGCCGCG GTCGGTTTGGAGTGGCCCTTGGAGTCCGTCTCCTACACCGTCCGAGGCCCCAGCCAGCATGAGCTGCAGCCTCCACCAGGAGGGCCTGGGACTCTCAGCCTGCACTTCGCCAACCCTCAGGAAGCTCGGCGGTGGGCAGCCCTGGTCCGAGGTGCCACCGTGGAAGGACAGAATG GCAGTGACAGCCTGACCCCAGCCCTAGGCTCAGAAACGTGCCCTGTTTCCCCGCCCAGTCTCCTTGAAGTACCTGCAACCAAGGCCCCCAAGCCCAAGGTGGATCTTCCTTGGCGCCCTGGAGACTTGATGGAGAAAG AGGACCTAGCAGGGCACCTGACCCGGGCCATAGAGGGTGGGGATGAGAAGCGGGCAGCCCACGCAGCAGCCATCCTGGCCCAGCATCACGTGGCCCTCAGCATCCAGCTCCAGGAGGCCTGCTTCCCTCCCGGCCCCATCAG GCTACAGGTTACAGTTGAAGATGCTGCGTCCTCTGCCCACATCTCGCTGGCAGTCCACCCCCACTCCACCATCGGGGCCCTCCAGGAGCAG GTATTCTCGGAGTTTGGCTTCCCACCGGCTGTGCAGCGCTGGGTCATCGGGAGGTGCCTGTGTGTCCCCGAATACAGCCTTGCTTTCTATGGGGTCCGGCGGGATGGGGATCCTGCTTTCCTCTACCTGCTCTCAGCCCCCCGAGAGGCCCCAG GACGCAATCCTCAGCACCCCCAGAAGATGGATGGGGAACTAGGCCGCCTGTTTCCTCAGTCACTGGGGCTGCCCCAAGCCCCTCAGCCAGCTGGCTCCAGCCTGCCCAACCCCCTTCAG CCCGGCTGGCCCTGCCCTTCCTGCACCTTCATCAATGCCCCAAGCCGACCCGGCTGTGAGATGTGCAGCACCCAGAGGCCCTGTGCTTGGGACCCCCTTCCCACAGCCTCCACCCAGCAGCTACCAAAG gtcACAAGGAGAGAGGATGGCCCTTCCCTTCCAGGCCCAAGGTCCCTGGACCCCCTCCTGAACCTCTCAGGGAACCTCTGCTGA